The Sedimentisphaera salicampi genome includes a region encoding these proteins:
- a CDS encoding xylose operon transcription regulator XylR yields the protein MKKVILLTEGLSTYARQLLDGLSEYSRINGPWAFYRESLIPFYRAGQSDYLPEHIKSLNAHGVIVRASGPKMAQAARSLGLPAVACDDNNLMPEVPNIVSDYEAVGKMAAEDLLARGFKNFGYCGFDDMYWSVQRQRFFKHTVEKAGCRVNVYSSPKRAEQNSGGQELASLAQWVSSLPKPAAVMACNDDRANQVITSCNITGINIPEEVAVLGVDNDSLLCTLSNPHLSSIALDARKAGFKAAALLDRMMSGQEAANHTVTVRPTHIERRRSADIFALEDEQVAAAVQFIHKNAREPIQVSDVAREAALSPRALYSRFHKYLGRSVYEEIKRVRIKEISQMLLSTDLPVYQIALCFNFSSIEHIGRYFKSYTGISPLAYRKRFSTRSFD from the coding sequence ATGAAAAAAGTAATACTGCTCACAGAAGGTCTTAGCACTTATGCACGCCAGCTTCTGGATGGGTTGTCTGAATATTCCAGAATAAACGGCCCGTGGGCATTTTACAGGGAATCCCTTATCCCCTTCTACAGAGCCGGGCAGAGCGATTATCTGCCTGAGCATATAAAATCTCTCAATGCTCATGGAGTGATTGTTCGAGCTTCCGGGCCGAAGATGGCGCAGGCGGCGAGGAGCCTTGGGCTTCCGGCTGTGGCCTGCGATGACAATAATCTTATGCCGGAGGTGCCGAATATTGTCAGCGATTATGAGGCCGTGGGCAAGATGGCAGCGGAGGATTTGCTCGCACGCGGGTTCAAAAACTTCGGCTACTGCGGTTTTGATGATATGTACTGGTCTGTCCAGAGGCAGCGATTCTTCAAACATACTGTTGAGAAGGCCGGATGCAGAGTAAATGTGTACTCAAGCCCCAAAAGAGCAGAACAAAACTCAGGCGGCCAGGAGCTTGCAAGCTTAGCTCAGTGGGTAAGCTCTCTTCCCAAGCCGGCTGCTGTTATGGCCTGCAACGACGACCGCGCAAATCAGGTGATTACCTCCTGCAATATCACAGGCATAAATATTCCTGAGGAGGTTGCTGTTTTGGGCGTTGATAATGATTCCCTGCTCTGCACCCTCTCAAATCCCCATCTCTCGAGCATTGCTCTGGATGCAAGGAAGGCCGGCTTCAAGGCTGCAGCGCTGCTTGACAGGATGATGAGCGGGCAGGAAGCAGCGAATCATACGGTAACTGTGCGGCCTACGCATATAGAAAGACGGCGTTCTGCCGATATTTTCGCCCTTGAAGATGAGCAGGTGGCTGCGGCGGTGCAGTTTATCCATAAAAACGCAAGAGAGCCGATTCAGGTTAGTGATGTGGCAAGGGAGGCTGCTTTGTCTCCAAGGGCTCTTTACAGCAGGTTTCACAAGTATCTTGGCAGGAGCGTCTATGAGGAGATTAAGCGCGTGCGGATCAAGGAGATCTCGCAAATGCTTCTCAGCACAGACCTGCCGGTTTATCAGATTGCTCTTTGTTTCAATTTTTCAAGCATTGAGCATATTGGAAGGTATTTCAAAAGCTATACCGGCATATCTCCGCTTGCCTATCGAAAAAGATTCAGCACCCGCAGCTTTGACTGA
- a CDS encoding prepilin-type N-terminal cleavage/methylation domain-containing protein, giving the protein MKKKAFTLIELLVVISIIALLMAVLMPALSKAREQAKTVLCQSHLRQWGTIFGLYLADNNNSFMPGDTGLWVEPLRPYYEDGGESMRLCPTATKTVDEGGRGCFAAWSEDVSGEPDGTFKSSFGINNWLYNLKQVEGYDGDGDLWGFDEEHWCKVTRVSQPHKVPMFGDCWRWGGHPKENHSPWPTAPRAVEGDQRNKLGGGDTSMARFCIDRHQGSMNMAMVDGHVEKLGLKSLWNFDWHMGWDKSTIWPKHNDWPEWMKDTAGEANAR; this is encoded by the coding sequence ATGAAAAAGAAAGCTTTTACTCTAATTGAACTGCTCGTTGTAATATCAATAATCGCTCTTTTGATGGCGGTTCTTATGCCGGCTTTGAGCAAGGCAAGGGAGCAGGCAAAAACGGTACTCTGTCAATCTCACCTGAGGCAGTGGGGAACAATTTTCGGCCTCTACCTCGCAGACAACAACAATTCCTTTATGCCCGGAGATACAGGTTTGTGGGTAGAACCGCTCCGCCCGTATTACGAGGACGGAGGGGAATCTATGCGGCTTTGCCCTACGGCAACGAAAACCGTGGATGAGGGCGGAAGAGGCTGCTTTGCAGCTTGGAGCGAAGATGTGTCAGGCGAACCGGACGGCACATTCAAATCCAGCTTCGGAATCAACAACTGGCTCTACAATCTGAAACAGGTTGAGGGATACGATGGAGACGGTGATTTATGGGGTTTTGATGAAGAACACTGGTGTAAGGTTACAAGGGTGAGTCAGCCTCACAAAGTGCCTATGTTTGGAGACTGCTGGAGATGGGGAGGCCACCCGAAAGAAAATCACTCTCCTTGGCCGACAGCGCCTCGTGCTGTAGAAGGCGATCAGCGTAATAAACTCGGCGGAGGCGATACCAGCATGGCGAGGTTCTGCATAGACCGCCATCAGGGCTCTATGAATATGGCTATGGTGGACGGGCACGTTGAGAAACTCGGCCTCAAAAGCCTCTGGAACTTCGACTGGCATATGGGTTGGGATAAATCAACGATCTGGCCGAAACATAACGACTGGCCCGAATGGATGAAAGACACCGCTGGCGAGGCAAATGCGCGTTAG